Proteins encoded within one genomic window of Actinoplanes octamycinicus:
- a CDS encoding inositol monophosphatase family protein, which translates to MSEISPGTSPGELLDIAVRVAREAAATARRMRDEAIGDVQTKSTDTDVVTAADKAVERQVVEALRAARPGDGVLGEEYGDTAAAEPGAVRWILDPIDGTVNYLYGLPQYAVSLAAEVDGEVLAGVVVNAATGDEWTATRGGGAWRAGRRLSCSTETVLGQALIGTGFGYDPRRRAHQGRVFAEMITRVRDIRRFGAASLDLCLAAEGQLDAFFEKGLNPWDHAAGGLIAAEAGMVVSGLNGAPAGPDMVLLAPPALFPALHDLLVELDAAGGA; encoded by the coding sequence GTGAGCGAGATTTCTCCGGGCACGTCGCCCGGCGAGCTGCTGGACATCGCGGTCCGGGTGGCGCGGGAGGCGGCGGCCACCGCGCGCCGGATGCGCGACGAGGCGATCGGCGACGTGCAGACCAAGAGCACCGACACGGACGTCGTCACCGCGGCGGACAAGGCGGTCGAGCGTCAGGTGGTGGAGGCGCTGCGGGCCGCGCGGCCGGGCGACGGGGTGCTGGGTGAGGAGTACGGCGACACGGCCGCCGCCGAGCCGGGCGCGGTCCGCTGGATCCTGGACCCGATCGACGGCACCGTGAACTACCTCTACGGCCTCCCGCAGTACGCGGTCTCGCTGGCCGCCGAGGTGGACGGCGAGGTGCTGGCCGGCGTGGTGGTGAACGCGGCCACCGGCGACGAGTGGACCGCCACCCGGGGCGGCGGCGCCTGGCGGGCCGGCCGCCGGCTGTCCTGCTCCACCGAGACCGTGCTGGGCCAGGCGCTGATCGGCACCGGCTTCGGGTACGACCCCCGCCGCCGGGCGCACCAGGGCCGGGTCTTCGCCGAGATGATCACCCGGGTGCGTGACATCCGGCGCTTCGGCGCGGCGTCCCTGGACCTGTGCCTGGCCGCCGAGGGCCAGCTGGACGCGTTCTTCGAGAAGGGTCTCAACCCGTGGGACCACGCGGCCGGCGGGCTGATCGCCGCCGAGGCCGGGATGGTGGTGTCCGGGCTGAACGGCGCCCCGGCCGGACCGGACATGGTGCTCCTGGCCCCGCCCGCGCTCTTCCCGGCCTTGCACGACCTGCTGGTCGAGCTGGACGCGGCGGGTGGCGCCTAG
- a CDS encoding LytR C-terminal domain-containing protein, giving the protein MSFARVRALVVVGVLAVAALVFVVVALVRDKQSDIANGANCPDGAPLADVQLPDDPAEVTLKVLNGTKRAGLADQVTSEFKNRRFTVQPSGKSKTKFDGVAEIRFGPDTVGKAQLVRAYFLAQSKMVYNAKRKGAVIEIVIGDNFQQLATTTEVNQSLVEIGEPELPPGACLKPVTKKPEAEDG; this is encoded by the coding sequence ATGAGCTTTGCGCGCGTCCGAGCGCTCGTCGTCGTCGGCGTGCTTGCCGTGGCCGCTCTCGTCTTCGTCGTCGTCGCGCTGGTCCGCGACAAGCAGTCGGACATCGCGAACGGCGCCAACTGCCCGGACGGCGCCCCGCTCGCCGACGTGCAGCTGCCGGACGACCCCGCCGAGGTGACCCTCAAGGTGCTCAACGGCACCAAGCGGGCCGGCCTGGCCGACCAGGTGACCTCGGAGTTCAAGAACCGCCGGTTCACCGTACAGCCCTCCGGGAAGAGCAAGACCAAGTTCGACGGGGTCGCCGAGATCCGCTTCGGCCCGGACACGGTGGGCAAGGCCCAGCTGGTCCGGGCGTACTTCCTCGCCCAGTCGAAGATGGTTTACAACGCGAAGCGCAAGGGCGCGGTCATCGAGATCGTCATCGGCGACAACTTCCAGCAGCTGGCGACCACGACCGAGGTCAACCAGTCCCTGGTCGAGATCGGCGAGCCGGAGCTGCCGCCGGGCGCCTGCCTCAAGCCGGTCACCAAGAAGCCCGAGGCGGAGGACGGCTGA
- a CDS encoding RNA polymerase sigma factor has product MTEAHQNGADVRSITEALVTHAQGAGGQLTSAQVAHTLESAGVNPAQAKKILRGLVDANITVVVDGSASTRRKVAAARSATPASKATTAKTAPVKKAAPAPKQAAPAGDPAAVAKKAAPAAKKVAPAKKAVTAKAAPAKAAKPGEEGPEGEEIDPEELAAEIEDVVVEEPAAVVAAAAADAASSATDGDFEWDDEESEALKQARRDAELTASADSVRAYLKQIGKVPLLNAEQEVELAKRIEAGLYAAERLRAAEEGEETLERNFERDLKWINRDGERAKNHLLEANLRLVVSLAKRYTGRGMAFLDLIQEGNLGLIRAVEKFDYTKGYKFSTYATWWIRQAITRAMADQARTIRIPVHMVEVINKLGRIQRELLQDLGREPTPEELAKEMDITPEKVLEIQQYAREPISLDQTIGDEGDSQLGDFIEDSEAVVAVDAVSFSLLQDQLQQVLQTLSEREAGVVRLRFGLTDGQPRTLDEIGQVYGVTRERIRQIESKTMSKLRHPSRSQVLRDYLD; this is encoded by the coding sequence GTGACAGAAGCCCACCAGAACGGTGCCGACGTTCGCTCTATCACCGAGGCCTTGGTCACCCATGCTCAGGGTGCGGGCGGGCAGCTCACTTCGGCCCAGGTCGCGCACACGCTCGAGTCCGCCGGCGTCAACCCGGCACAGGCCAAGAAGATCCTGCGCGGCCTGGTGGACGCCAACATCACCGTCGTGGTCGACGGCTCGGCCAGCACCCGCCGCAAGGTTGCTGCCGCCCGCTCCGCCACCCCGGCGTCGAAGGCGACCACCGCCAAGACCGCTCCGGTGAAGAAGGCGGCGCCCGCCCCGAAACAGGCCGCGCCGGCCGGCGACCCCGCCGCCGTCGCGAAGAAGGCGGCCCCGGCCGCCAAGAAGGTCGCTCCGGCCAAGAAGGCGGTCACCGCCAAGGCCGCGCCCGCCAAGGCCGCCAAGCCCGGCGAGGAGGGCCCGGAGGGCGAGGAGATCGACCCCGAGGAGCTCGCCGCCGAGATCGAGGACGTGGTGGTGGAGGAGCCGGCCGCGGTGGTCGCCGCGGCGGCGGCCGACGCCGCCAGCTCGGCCACCGACGGCGACTTCGAGTGGGACGACGAGGAGTCCGAGGCCCTCAAGCAGGCCCGCCGGGACGCGGAGCTGACCGCCTCGGCCGACTCGGTCCGCGCCTACCTCAAGCAGATCGGCAAGGTCCCGCTGCTCAACGCGGAGCAGGAGGTCGAGCTCGCCAAGCGGATCGAGGCCGGCCTCTACGCCGCGGAGCGCCTGCGGGCCGCCGAGGAGGGCGAGGAGACGCTCGAGCGCAACTTCGAGCGCGACCTCAAGTGGATCAACCGGGACGGCGAGCGGGCGAAGAACCACCTGCTCGAGGCGAACCTGCGGCTCGTGGTCTCGCTGGCCAAGCGCTACACCGGCCGCGGCATGGCGTTCCTGGACCTGATCCAGGAGGGCAACCTGGGCCTGATCCGCGCCGTCGAGAAGTTCGACTACACCAAGGGCTACAAGTTCTCCACGTACGCGACGTGGTGGATCCGCCAGGCGATCACCCGCGCCATGGCCGACCAGGCCCGCACCATCCGTATCCCGGTGCACATGGTCGAGGTGATCAACAAGCTCGGCCGGATCCAGCGCGAGCTGCTCCAGGACCTGGGCCGCGAGCCCACCCCGGAGGAGCTGGCCAAGGAAATGGACATCACGCCGGAGAAGGTGCTGGAGATCCAGCAGTACGCGCGTGAGCCCATCTCGCTGGACCAGACGATCGGCGACGAGGGCGACAGCCAGCTCGGTGACTTCATCGAGGACTCCGAGGCGGTCGTCGCGGTCGACGCGGTCTCCTTCTCGCTGCTGCAGGACCAGCTCCAGCAGGTGCTGCAGACGCTCTCCGAGCGGGAGGCGGGCGTGGTCCGGCTGCGCTTCGGCCTGACCGACGGCCAGCCGCGCACGCTGGACGAGATCGGCCAGGTCTACGGGGTCACCCGGGAGCGGATCCGGCAGATCGAGTCCAAGACGATGTCGAAGCTGCGGCACCCGTCCCGGTCGCAGGTTCTCCGCGACTACCTGGACTAA
- a CDS encoding DUF7455 domain-containing protein produces the protein MTPTLTPPAGNLSGLAADERCDRCNAAGKLRLTLAGGGDLVFCGHHANRYAEDLVKIAVQFSADPEFTWRGANMMSNSSN, from the coding sequence ATGACCCCGACCCTCACGCCGCCGGCGGGAAATCTGTCCGGCCTAGCAGCCGATGAACGGTGCGACCGCTGCAATGCAGCCGGGAAGCTCCGTTTGACACTGGCGGGCGGTGGCGATCTGGTCTTCTGCGGCCACCACGCCAACCGTTACGCCGAGGACCTGGTGAAGATCGCGGTGCAGTTCTCCGCCGATCCGGAGTTCACCTGGCGTGGCGCGAACATGATGTCGAACTCCAGCAACTAA